From one Fusobacterium sp. DD2 genomic stretch:
- the recA gene encoding recombinase RecA — MGGITVAKAKSGVNEKEKALEMAMKQITKDFGEGSIMKLGSNESMHVEVIPTGSINLDIALGQGGVPRGRVVEIYGAESSGKTTIALHIAAEAQKMGGIVAFIDAEHALDPVYAKALGVDVDELLISQPDYGEQALEIADMLVRSGAVDLVVVDSVAALVPKAEIDGEMSDQQMGLQARLMSKALRKLTATLNKSKTTMIFINQIREKIGGFGFGPQTTTTGGKALKFYSTVRMEVKRVGSVKQGDEVIGNETIVKVTKNKVAPPFKEAAFQIMYGKGISRVGEILDIALANDIVSKAGAWFSFGDIRLGQGRENVKIRLEEDKDILNAIEAEVRKVLYPPKEEEVEDKKDDKKGGKKEEKVEEGALKFDEV, encoded by the coding sequence ATGGGAGGAATAACTGTGGCAAAAGCAAAGAGCGGCGTTAATGAAAAAGAAAAAGCATTAGAAATGGCAATGAAACAGATAACAAAGGACTTTGGTGAAGGATCAATAATGAAACTTGGTTCTAATGAGAGTATGCATGTGGAAGTTATCCCTACTGGAAGTATCAACCTTGATATAGCATTAGGACAGGGTGGGGTACCTAGAGGTAGAGTAGTTGAGATATATGGTGCTGAAAGTTCAGGTAAAACTACAATAGCACTTCACATTGCAGCAGAAGCACAGAAGATGGGCGGAATAGTAGCTTTCATAGATGCCGAACATGCTTTAGATCCAGTATATGCAAAGGCTTTAGGAGTAGATGTTGACGAACTTTTAATATCACAGCCTGACTATGGGGAACAGGCTCTTGAAATAGCAGATATGCTAGTTAGATCAGGAGCAGTAGATTTAGTAGTAGTTGACTCAGTTGCAGCACTTGTACCAAAAGCTGAAATAGATGGAGAGATGTCAGATCAGCAGATGGGATTACAAGCTAGACTTATGTCTAAGGCACTTAGAAAACTTACTGCTACACTTAATAAATCTAAGACAACTATGATATTTATCAACCAAATCAGAGAAAAAATTGGTGGATTTGGATTTGGACCTCAAACTACAACTACAGGTGGTAAGGCACTAAAATTCTATTCAACTGTAAGAATGGAAGTAAAAAGAGTTGGAAGTGTAAAACAGGGTGACGAGGTAATAGGAAACGAAACTATTGTAAAAGTTACTAAAAACAAGGTAGCACCTCCATTTAAAGAGGCAGCTTTCCAAATTATGTATGGTAAAGGAATCTCAAGAGTTGGAGAGATATTAGATATCGCCCTTGCAAATGATATAGTATCAAAAGCTGGAGCATGGTTCAGTTTTGGAGATATAAGACTTGGACAAGGTAGAGAGAATGTAAAAATAAGACTTGAAGAGGATAAGGATATCCTAAATGCTATTGAAGCAGAGGTAAGAAAAGTATTGTATCCACCTAAAGAAGAGGAAGTTGAAGATAAAAAAGATGATAAAAAAGGTGGAAAAAAAGAGGAGAAAGTTGAAGAAGGAGCTCTAAAGTTTGATGAAGTGTAA
- a CDS encoding RecX family transcriptional regulator: protein MKCNLKGNKLYFDEYFFIDLNRDTITEYDLKNRDEITHDKYLELIRKRALSMAYFLLAKRDYSSRELTDKLIAKYREKEIIHKIIDEFCERGYIDDYEYGRIYVQTHNYGKKKMEYMLYQKGLTNEMISSLMADNADREIEEIKKQWVKLGKKEKDKKILSLMRKGFEYPTIQRAIQEIEEN from the coding sequence ATGAAGTGTAATCTTAAGGGAAACAAGCTTTATTTTGATGAGTATTTTTTTATTGATCTCAACAGAGACACAATTACAGAGTATGATTTGAAAAATAGAGATGAGATAACACATGATAAGTATTTGGAACTCATAAGGAAAAGAGCACTTAGCATGGCCTACTTTCTTTTGGCAAAAAGGGATTATTCAAGTAGAGAGCTTACAGATAAACTTATTGCAAAGTATAGAGAGAAAGAGATAATTCACAAGATTATAGATGAGTTTTGTGAAAGAGGCTATATTGATGATTATGAGTATGGAAGAATCTATGTGCAGACTCATAATTATGGAAAGAAAAAAATGGAGTATATGCTCTATCAAAAGGGGCTTACAAATGAGATGATATCTTCTCTAATGGCAGATAATGCTGATAGAGAGATTGAAGAGATAAAGAAACAATGGGTTAAATTGGGAAAAAAGGAAAAAGATAAGAAGATTCTTTCACTTATGAGAAAGGGTTTTGAATATCCTACTATTCAAAGAGCTATTC